Proteins found in one Bacillus subtilis subsp. subtilis str. 168 genomic segment:
- the ydgB gene encoding conserved hypothetical protein; putative germination protein (Evidence 3: Putative function from multiple computational evidences), which produces MPSTVINLYYLKINSISGNGSITIGEAAYNSPTNNQKSQGTNSSFGDTSPTESVMENFLNDPDVNDQTSIGNSDTSNVNAPPIAPPPILD; this is translated from the coding sequence ATGCCGTCTACAGTAATCAACCTATATTATTTGAAGATCAACAGTATTTCGGGCAATGGTTCAATTACAATAGGCGAAGCTGCTTATAACAGCCCTACCAACAATCAAAAATCTCAAGGGACCAACTCTTCTTTCGGTGATACATCACCTACAGAATCCGTAATGGAAAACTTCTTAAACGATCCTGATGTAAATGACCAGACATCTATCGGCAACTCTGATACATCCAACGTTAATGCTCCTCCGATTGCACCACCGCCAATTTTAGATTAA
- the ydzR gene encoding conserved hypothetical protein, sporulation-related (Evidence 4: Unknown function but conserved in other organisms; PubMedId: 19383706, 20709900) → MMKFPVYIHSISGNSVFNNGFAVSISPFSVSKTTEGSGGSNTGLVFESNALSQTSSANQAQNVTYAIQELLSKLLA, encoded by the coding sequence ATGATGAAATTCCCAGTTTATATTCATTCGATATCCGGGAACAGCGTTTTTAATAACGGATTTGCAGTTTCCATCAGCCCGTTCTCTGTGTCTAAAACAACAGAGGGTTCCGGTGGGAGTAATACAGGTTTGGTTTTTGAATCCAATGCTTTAAGCCAAACAAGCTCCGCCAATCAAGCCCAAAATGTAACATATGCGATCCAAGAGCTGCTTTCCAAGCTTTTAGCGTAA
- the ydgF gene encoding putative amino acid permease (Evidence 3: Putative function from multiple computational evidences; PubMedId: 15849754, 16109936, 16850406; Product type t: transporter), with translation MTDDMTKDNINQQTLQRGLKNRHIQLIAIGGAIGTGLFLGSGKSIHFAGPSILFAYMITGIICFLIMRSLGELLLSNLNYHSFVDFVQDYLGDMAAFITGWTYWFCWISIAMADLTAVGLYTQYWLPGVPQWVPGLIALIILLIMNLATVKLFGELEFWFALIKVIAILALIVIGLVMIFKGFSTSSGVSSFTNLWSHGGLFPNGMHGFILSFQMVVFAFVGIELVGLTAGETENPEKVIPKAINNIPVRVLLFYIGALLVIMSIYPWDIINPSESPFVQVFVAVGIVGAASIINFVVLTSAASACNSAVFSTSRMVYSLAKDHNAPESMAKLTQRKVPRNALFFSAIVILIGVTLNYIMPEGVFTLITSISTVCFIYIWGITVICHMKYRKTRPELAKTNKFKLPLYPFTNYLILAFLAFVLVVLALAQDTRVSLFVTPVWFILLIVIYKVRKAKHQ, from the coding sequence GTGACAGACGACATGACGAAAGACAATATAAATCAGCAAACGTTGCAGAGAGGCTTGAAAAACAGGCATATCCAGCTCATCGCCATCGGCGGAGCCATTGGGACAGGCTTATTTCTCGGCTCGGGCAAATCGATTCATTTTGCCGGACCTTCGATTTTATTTGCTTATATGATCACAGGGATCATTTGCTTTTTAATTATGAGATCGCTGGGTGAACTGCTGTTATCAAACTTGAACTATCACTCTTTTGTGGATTTTGTACAAGACTACCTAGGCGATATGGCAGCTTTTATCACCGGCTGGACATATTGGTTCTGCTGGATTTCCATTGCGATGGCTGATCTGACAGCAGTCGGGCTCTACACTCAATATTGGCTCCCGGGTGTGCCGCAATGGGTGCCTGGCTTAATCGCTCTTATTATTTTACTGATTATGAATCTGGCGACAGTCAAGCTTTTTGGAGAATTAGAATTTTGGTTCGCTTTGATTAAAGTCATTGCCATTTTGGCGTTAATCGTCATTGGCCTTGTGATGATTTTCAAAGGCTTTTCCACAAGCTCAGGAGTGTCCAGCTTCACAAACCTCTGGAGCCACGGAGGCCTGTTCCCGAATGGCATGCACGGGTTTATCCTCTCGTTCCAGATGGTTGTGTTTGCTTTTGTCGGCATTGAGCTTGTCGGGCTTACGGCCGGTGAAACAGAAAACCCTGAAAAAGTAATCCCTAAGGCGATCAACAATATTCCTGTCCGTGTGCTGCTTTTTTATATCGGGGCTCTTCTCGTGATTATGAGCATCTATCCTTGGGATATCATCAATCCCAGCGAAAGCCCATTCGTACAAGTATTTGTCGCTGTTGGCATCGTCGGGGCTGCAAGTATTATCAACTTTGTTGTGTTGACATCCGCTGCTTCAGCATGCAACAGCGCTGTATTCAGTACAAGCCGTATGGTCTATTCCCTGGCGAAAGATCACAATGCGCCTGAGTCAATGGCGAAACTGACTCAGCGTAAAGTGCCTAGAAATGCTTTATTCTTTTCAGCTATCGTGATTTTAATCGGTGTTACGTTAAACTACATCATGCCAGAAGGCGTATTCACCCTGATCACAAGTATTTCAACCGTATGCTTTATCTACATTTGGGGGATTACGGTCATCTGCCATATGAAATACCGCAAAACAAGACCTGAATTAGCGAAAACAAACAAGTTTAAGCTTCCGCTTTATCCGTTTACAAATTACCTGATTCTTGCGTTCCTGGCGTTTGTTCTGGTTGTGCTGGCACTGGCACAGGATACTCGTGTTTCCTTATTTGTCACACCGGTTTGGTTTATTTTGCTGATTGTGATTTATAAAGTGAGAAAAGCGAAGCATCAATAA
- the ydzH gene encoding conserved hypothetical protein, sporulation-related (Evidence 4: Unknown function but conserved in other organisms), with translation MRSQINISNLTINGMTQNANTDIGQNLQNSHTANSKNYGVNFTLGDYSPSHSIIISASCDNDTSDQGQVDNPSSPSEE, from the coding sequence ATGCGATCTCAAATCAACATCTCAAATCTCACGATAAATGGAATGACACAAAACGCCAATACAGATATCGGACAAAACTTGCAAAACAGCCATACTGCGAACAGCAAAAATTACGGAGTGAATTTCACATTAGGAGATTACTCTCCTTCTCATTCAATTATTATTTCAGCAAGTTGTGATAATGATACAAGTGATCAAGGGCAGGTTGATAACCCTTCTTCGCCTAGTGAAGAATAA
- the ydgA gene encoding conserved hypothetical protein; putative germination protein (Evidence 3: Putative function from multiple computational evidences), with protein MPYQINIANIKINGVTQNGNIDVGPTVHNSHTANSKYFGANFSLGDLSPTSSLLNTGNIDSDVSDQDQIGNPSAPISNQI; from the coding sequence ATGCCATATCAAATTAATATCGCAAATATTAAGATCAACGGCGTCACGCAAAACGGAAATATAGATGTCGGTCCGACTGTGCACAACAGCCATACTGCGAACAGCAAATATTTTGGAGCAAACTTTTCCTTAGGGGATCTTTCGCCTACGTCTTCACTTTTAAACACTGGAAATATTGATTCAGACGTTAGTGACCAAGACCAAATCGGAAACCCTTCTGCGCCGATTTCAAATCAAATTTAA
- the vmlR gene encoding ATP-binding cassette efflux transporter (Evidence 1a: Function from experimental evidences in the studied strain; PubMedId: 16109936, 22226636, 24687494, 25891423; Product type t: transporter), whose protein sequence is MKEIVTLTNVSYEVKDQTVFKHVNASVQQGDIIGIIGKNGAGKSTLLHLIHNDLAPAQGQILRKDIKLALVEQETAAYSFADQTPAEKKLLEKWHVPLRDFHQLSGGEKLKARLAKGLSEDADLLLLDEPTNHLDEKSLQFLIQQLKHYNGTVILVSHDRYFLDEAATKIWSLEDQTLIEFKGNYSGYMKFREKKRLTQQREYEKQQKMVERIEAQMNGLASWSEKAHAQSTKKEGFKEYHRVKAKRTDAQIKSKQKRLEKELEKAKAEPVTPEYTVRFSIDTTHKTGKRFLEVQNVTKAFGERTLFKNANFTIQHGEKVAIIGPNGSGKTTLLNIILGQETAEGSVWVSPSANIGYLTQEVFDLPLEQTPEELFENETFKARGHVQNLMRHLGFTAAQWTEPIKHMSMGERVKIKLMAYILEEKDVLILDEPTNHLDLPSREQLEETLSQYSGTLLAVSHDRYFLEKTTNSKLVISNNGIEKQLNDVPSERNEREELRLKLETERQEVLGKLSFMTPNDKGYKELDQAFNELTKRIKELDHQDKKD, encoded by the coding sequence ATGAAAGAGATCGTAACATTAACAAACGTTAGCTATGAAGTAAAGGATCAAACTGTTTTTAAACATGTAAACGCCAGTGTTCAGCAAGGAGATATCATTGGGATTATCGGCAAAAACGGCGCTGGGAAATCTACGTTGCTGCACCTCATTCACAATGACTTAGCCCCTGCACAGGGTCAAATCCTTCGGAAGGATATAAAACTGGCTTTGGTTGAACAGGAAACCGCGGCGTATTCCTTTGCGGATCAGACACCTGCCGAAAAGAAGTTACTGGAGAAATGGCATGTGCCTCTTCGTGATTTTCATCAGTTAAGCGGCGGTGAAAAACTGAAAGCGCGGCTGGCGAAAGGACTATCAGAGGATGCAGATCTGCTGCTGTTAGATGAACCGACAAACCACCTTGATGAAAAAAGCTTGCAATTTCTCATCCAACAGCTGAAACATTATAACGGCACTGTGATTCTCGTTTCTCACGATCGATATTTTTTAGACGAAGCCGCAACAAAAATATGGTCGCTTGAGGATCAGACGCTGATTGAATTCAAAGGGAATTACTCCGGGTATATGAAGTTCCGGGAGAAGAAAAGACTCACCCAGCAGCGTGAATATGAAAAGCAGCAAAAAATGGTTGAACGGATTGAAGCACAAATGAATGGGCTCGCTTCTTGGTCGGAAAAAGCCCATGCTCAATCGACGAAAAAGGAAGGGTTTAAAGAATATCACCGGGTAAAAGCGAAGCGTACGGATGCCCAGATAAAATCCAAGCAGAAGCGGCTTGAAAAAGAGCTTGAAAAAGCAAAGGCGGAACCCGTTACCCCAGAATATACAGTCCGCTTTTCAATCGATACAACCCACAAAACAGGAAAACGTTTTTTAGAAGTTCAGAATGTAACAAAAGCGTTTGGAGAAAGGACTCTCTTTAAAAACGCAAACTTTACAATTCAGCACGGCGAAAAGGTTGCGATCATAGGCCCCAATGGCAGCGGAAAAACGACATTACTGAACATCATTCTGGGACAGGAAACAGCAGAAGGAAGTGTATGGGTGTCGCCGTCCGCAAACATCGGCTATTTAACGCAGGAGGTGTTTGATTTGCCTTTAGAACAAACACCGGAAGAGTTATTTGAGAATGAAACATTCAAAGCAAGGGGGCACGTTCAAAATCTGATGAGGCACTTAGGTTTTACAGCCGCCCAATGGACTGAACCGATCAAGCATATGAGTATGGGTGAGCGTGTAAAGATCAAGCTGATGGCATATATTCTGGAGGAAAAAGACGTGCTGATTTTAGATGAGCCGACAAACCATCTCGACCTGCCGTCACGCGAACAGCTGGAAGAAACACTGTCACAATACAGCGGCACATTGCTGGCGGTTTCACATGACCGATACTTTCTCGAAAAAACAACAAACAGTAAACTCGTCATCTCAAACAACGGCATCGAAAAGCAGTTAAACGACGTTCCTTCAGAAAGAAATGAGCGGGAGGAGCTTCGGTTAAAGCTTGAGACAGAAAGACAAGAAGTGCTGGGAAAGCTCAGTTTTATGACGCCAAATGATAAAGGGTATAAGGAGCTTGATCAGGCTTTCAATGAGCTTACGAAACGAATAAAAGAGCTGGATCATCAAGACAAAAAAGACTGA
- the dinB gene encoding nuclease inhibitor (Evidence 2b: Function from indirect experimental evidences (e.g. phenotypes); PubMedId: 1847907, 3110138, 12644484, 16267290, 22059487; Product type r: regulator), with protein sequence MSDFAFKLYEYNVWANQQIFNRLKELPKEIYHQEIQSVFPSISHVLSHVYLSDLGWIEVFSGKTLSDALALAEQLKEQTEAKEIEEMEDLFLRLSERYILFLQQKEQLNKPLQIQNPSSGIMKTTVSELLPHVVNHGTYHRGNITAMLRQAGYASAPTDYGLYLFMTKTEKA encoded by the coding sequence ATGTCAGATTTTGCATTCAAATTGTATGAATATAACGTCTGGGCCAATCAACAAATATTCAACCGATTAAAAGAGCTTCCAAAAGAGATATACCATCAAGAAATTCAAAGCGTGTTTCCGTCAATATCCCATGTATTGTCTCATGTTTATCTTTCTGATCTCGGCTGGATTGAAGTGTTTTCCGGCAAAACCTTGAGCGATGCGTTGGCTTTAGCTGAACAGCTTAAAGAACAGACAGAGGCTAAAGAAATAGAGGAAATGGAAGACCTTTTTCTGAGGTTATCCGAGCGCTATATACTATTTTTACAGCAAAAAGAACAGCTCAATAAGCCACTCCAGATTCAAAATCCCTCAAGCGGAATCATGAAAACAACTGTTTCCGAACTGCTTCCCCACGTTGTCAATCACGGGACATACCACCGCGGCAATATCACAGCAATGCTGCGGCAGGCAGGCTACGCATCCGCACCGACAGATTACGGGCTCTACCTGTTTATGACAAAAACTGAAAAAGCATAA
- the ydfQ gene encoding putative thioredoxin or thiol-disulfide isomerase (Evidence 3: Putative function from multiple computational evidences; PubMedId: 15937154; Product type e: enzyme), with protein MKEMTGLHSLVSIENFIKQHKFSFIYISRPGCTVCHAVLPQLRIVLDQFPNIKLGHINADDVAEVAGRFSVFTVPVLLLFIDGTEFLREARFVHFEQLEQKLKRVYRLYEGE; from the coding sequence ATGAAAGAGATGACAGGATTACATTCATTAGTTTCTATAGAAAACTTTATCAAACAGCACAAATTCAGTTTTATTTATATATCAAGGCCTGGCTGTACAGTATGTCACGCAGTTCTGCCCCAGCTCAGAATAGTATTGGATCAGTTTCCAAACATCAAATTGGGGCATATCAATGCTGACGATGTAGCAGAGGTCGCCGGCAGATTTTCAGTTTTCACCGTTCCTGTGCTTCTTTTGTTCATTGATGGGACTGAGTTTCTAAGAGAAGCCCGTTTTGTTCATTTTGAACAGCTTGAACAAAAGCTGAAAAGGGTTTATCGATTATATGAAGGCGAATAA
- the ydfS gene encoding hypothetical protein (Evidence 4: Unknown function but conserved in other organisms), which translates to MIELEVVIRTVASFGLLLIAERILGKQTISQMTIFDFIAAITLGAIAAGLAYNTSIKPHNMAISFSIFVLTIFLISFLSIKNRKLRKFFAGDPTVLIQNGKILESNMRKMRYTLDYLNQQLREKEIFNIEEVLFAILETNGQLTVLRKPQFRHVTKQDLMIAVNQEQRLPIELIMDGEIIENNLKQNRLTESWLLEELRKRDIKVKETVYAVLLGNGDIYVDQYKDHISVPMDKE; encoded by the coding sequence ATGATTGAACTTGAAGTTGTCATTAGAACGGTTGCCAGCTTTGGCTTGCTGTTAATCGCAGAACGAATTTTAGGCAAACAGACAATCTCTCAAATGACGATTTTTGATTTTATTGCGGCGATCACACTAGGGGCGATTGCTGCCGGATTAGCTTACAATACTTCAATAAAACCGCACAATATGGCCATTTCGTTTAGTATTTTTGTGCTAACCATTTTTCTAATTTCGTTTCTGTCGATAAAGAACAGGAAGCTGAGGAAATTTTTTGCCGGAGATCCAACAGTGCTGATTCAAAACGGGAAGATACTTGAATCAAATATGAGGAAAATGCGTTACACACTTGATTATTTAAATCAGCAATTACGGGAAAAAGAAATATTTAATATCGAAGAAGTTCTTTTTGCCATTCTTGAAACGAATGGTCAGCTGACTGTGTTAAGAAAACCGCAATTCCGGCATGTGACCAAACAGGATTTAATGATTGCGGTAAACCAAGAACAAAGGCTTCCGATAGAACTTATTATGGACGGAGAAATCATTGAGAATAATTTAAAGCAGAATCGTTTGACGGAATCCTGGCTTTTGGAAGAATTGCGAAAAAGAGACATAAAGGTGAAAGAGACCGTGTACGCAGTGCTGCTGGGTAATGGGGATATTTATGTGGATCAATATAAAGACCATATATCAGTCCCTATGGATAAGGAATGA
- the ydgG gene encoding putative transcriptional regulator (MarR family) (Evidence 3: Putative function from multiple computational evidences; Product type r: regulator), which translates to MNEQKLCQAINLFVEVLLEGTEFVHREINQDVFKHISREQADLLKILKVKGPTSPGSLAMYQNVHKSAISNRLKKLLEKGLVQWDDCPEKSDRRSKLINITPSGEHILEELDSAIFNALKPLIDDIDEEHLHSIIEIFTILKSKFKGGDSAE; encoded by the coding sequence TTGAATGAACAAAAGCTATGTCAGGCGATAAACCTGTTTGTGGAAGTCCTGCTTGAAGGGACAGAATTTGTGCATCGTGAAATCAATCAGGATGTCTTCAAGCATATCTCAAGGGAACAGGCAGACCTGTTGAAAATTTTAAAAGTCAAGGGCCCAACCTCTCCCGGCAGCCTGGCCATGTACCAAAATGTACATAAGAGCGCGATCTCTAACAGACTGAAAAAGCTGCTCGAAAAGGGATTGGTTCAATGGGACGACTGTCCGGAAAAAAGTGATAGGCGCTCTAAGCTTATTAACATTACACCCAGTGGTGAACACATACTAGAAGAATTAGATTCTGCCATCTTTAACGCGCTCAAACCGTTGATTGATGATATAGATGAGGAACACTTACATTCTATCATCGAGATATTCACCATTTTAAAAAGCAAATTTAAAGGAGGAGATTCTGCCGAATGA
- the ydgD gene encoding hypothetical protein (Evidence 4: Unknown function but conserved in other organisms) produces MISIMMKVSLAVFMLAGGIIKVSRVPFQVEHWRHYQYPLWFLTVTGILEIAGALAMTAGIWNRYAAIGAGVLFVVLMAGAIHAHMFRARQSVIMAIQAMICLIVSIMIIMGSYT; encoded by the coding sequence ATGATATCTATTATGATGAAAGTCAGTTTGGCAGTTTTTATGCTTGCGGGAGGCATCATAAAGGTAAGCCGCGTTCCCTTTCAAGTTGAGCATTGGCGGCATTATCAATATCCATTATGGTTTCTGACTGTTACTGGCATTCTTGAAATAGCCGGGGCACTTGCTATGACAGCGGGAATTTGGAATCGGTATGCAGCAATTGGAGCAGGTGTTCTGTTTGTCGTTCTCATGGCGGGAGCAATTCATGCGCATATGTTTCGAGCAAGACAATCTGTCATCATGGCGATACAAGCGATGATTTGTTTGATTGTTTCAATCATGATCATCATGGGGAGTTACACGTAA
- the ydgC gene encoding putative transcriptional regulator (Evidence 3: Putative function from multiple computational evidences; Product type r: regulator) — protein sequence MKSKGVESRKRLLKAAANEFSVRGFHDAKVSEIVKKAGFTQPSFYLYFQSKEAIFAELITDFHSRVRKLTESLLLENGLNTEDVSKRVLLAVETVFQFLDEDKDLTKIGFFLNPEAKQMKKDLAMVLKENLEAEQRLGYFHSELDMETVAECLVGMIEHLTESFLLTGIKDPASLAAEVVNLLIYGMLPKGNDVR from the coding sequence TTGAAAAGTAAAGGAGTAGAAAGCCGAAAACGATTACTTAAAGCTGCCGCTAATGAATTTTCGGTTCGGGGATTCCATGACGCGAAGGTAAGTGAAATTGTGAAAAAAGCTGGGTTCACGCAGCCTTCATTTTACCTGTACTTTCAAAGCAAAGAAGCCATCTTTGCCGAGTTAATAACCGATTTTCACTCTCGAGTCAGAAAGCTGACAGAGTCACTTCTTCTGGAAAACGGATTAAACACGGAGGATGTGTCAAAACGGGTACTGCTAGCTGTAGAGACTGTTTTTCAATTTTTGGATGAGGACAAGGATTTAACCAAGATCGGCTTTTTTCTCAACCCGGAAGCAAAACAAATGAAAAAAGACTTGGCGATGGTTTTGAAAGAGAACTTAGAAGCAGAACAGCGGCTTGGCTATTTTCACTCTGAACTGGATATGGAAACTGTCGCTGAGTGTTTGGTCGGCATGATTGAACATTTAACCGAATCATTTTTGTTAACCGGAATCAAAGATCCGGCAAGCCTCGCAGCAGAGGTTGTGAATCTTTTAATTTACGGGATGCTTCCGAAAGGGAATGATGTAAGATGA
- the cotP gene encoding spore coat protein (Evidence 1a: Function from experimental evidences in the studied strain; PubMedId: 11150673; Product type s: structure) produces the protein MDFEKIRKWLEITNEYKQSDFWTNVLKYKAPEHFFDSEASTFVYDFYQDEEYNFIIVEMPGVYEEELTIRLLSKTQLLIKGTITPVFPAEMEVLRERYYGEIERIIQLPEAAETHLLQIQLLNGLLHISYPRQVETVAFNKGL, from the coding sequence ATGGATTTCGAAAAAATTCGAAAGTGGCTTGAGATTACGAATGAATATAAACAAAGTGACTTTTGGACAAATGTGCTCAAATATAAAGCCCCGGAACATTTTTTTGATTCCGAAGCTTCTACGTTTGTTTACGACTTTTATCAAGATGAGGAATATAATTTTATCATTGTGGAAATGCCCGGTGTGTATGAGGAAGAATTAACGATCCGTTTACTGTCTAAAACCCAGCTGCTGATCAAAGGAACGATCACGCCTGTTTTTCCAGCCGAAATGGAAGTGCTGCGTGAACGGTATTACGGAGAAATTGAGCGAATCATTCAGCTTCCCGAAGCCGCTGAAACTCATTTGTTACAGATTCAGCTGTTAAACGGGCTTCTGCATATTTCGTACCCAAGACAAGTTGAAACCGTTGCGTTCAATAAGGGGCTTTAA
- the ydfR gene encoding conserved membrane protein of unknown function (Evidence 4: Unknown function but conserved in other organisms), whose product MNRLPFGYIKLRLAGRKANPMTNLIHHWSGGSMNFTWESLVLIVAGVILLRISGRKSIAQMTSTQTVVMISIGTIIVQPIIEYSLFKTLIAAAIFTSTLIVMEWIQMKSNTIEKMLTGKAKIVIENGQLHIENLKKMRLTADQLEMQLRLHGVTAIQDVKIATLEANGQLGIELTDDAKPLTVRDLKKLIHPDFINKDGQAQSGNQNIFDEVGKKNKKNVPKKLH is encoded by the coding sequence ATGAACCGACTGCCTTTCGGATATATTAAATTGCGATTGGCCGGAAGAAAAGCCAATCCCATGACAAATCTAATTCATCATTGGTCAGGTGGTAGCATGAATTTCACTTGGGAATCTCTTGTTCTCATTGTAGCCGGGGTCATTTTGCTGAGAATTTCAGGAAGGAAATCAATCGCACAAATGACGTCGACTCAAACGGTTGTCATGATTTCGATCGGAACTATTATCGTTCAGCCAATCATCGAGTACAGCCTCTTCAAAACATTAATTGCAGCGGCAATTTTCACAAGCACACTCATCGTTATGGAATGGATCCAAATGAAATCGAACACCATTGAAAAGATGTTAACCGGAAAAGCAAAAATCGTCATTGAAAACGGACAGCTTCATATCGAAAACTTAAAGAAGATGAGACTTACAGCTGACCAGCTTGAAATGCAGCTAAGGCTTCACGGCGTTACGGCTATACAAGATGTCAAAATTGCGACATTAGAGGCAAACGGGCAATTAGGAATAGAATTAACTGATGACGCCAAGCCTTTAACAGTCAGGGATCTGAAAAAACTCATTCACCCCGATTTCATAAATAAGGACGGACAAGCCCAGTCTGGCAATCAGAATATTTTTGATGAAGTTGGCAAAAAAAATAAAAAAAACGTCCCTAAAAAGCTGCATTAA
- the ydgE gene encoding putative N-acetyltransferase (Evidence 3: Putative function from multiple computational evidences; Product type e: enzyme), producing the protein MAFTLEDMTEEEFEAFRGMSVQNFAKQNITSGTWTEKEAFEKSEQAYENMIPNGRDSSNHYFWNITNDQGERMGWLWLYADPLHPQKEAFIYSFGLYEAFRGKGLAQLALQTLDERARELGAERLALHVFAHNETAVYLYQKMGYAMTNIRMRKQLC; encoded by the coding sequence ATGGCATTCACTTTGGAAGACATGACTGAGGAAGAGTTCGAAGCCTTTCGCGGGATGTCCGTGCAAAATTTTGCGAAACAAAACATAACGTCAGGAACTTGGACGGAAAAAGAGGCATTTGAGAAATCGGAGCAGGCATATGAGAACATGATTCCGAATGGGCGAGACAGCAGCAATCATTATTTTTGGAACATCACAAATGACCAAGGAGAAAGAATGGGCTGGCTCTGGCTGTATGCTGATCCATTACATCCGCAAAAGGAAGCGTTTATCTATTCCTTTGGATTGTATGAAGCCTTTCGCGGAAAAGGACTTGCTCAATTGGCGCTTCAAACGCTTGATGAAAGAGCAAGAGAGCTTGGTGCGGAAAGGCTGGCTCTACATGTATTTGCACACAACGAGACAGCCGTCTATCTTTATCAGAAGATGGGCTATGCCATGACCAATATACGTATGCGGAAACAGCTATGCTGA